A region from the Oceanidesulfovibrio marinus genome encodes:
- a CDS encoding HD family phosphohydrolase, producing the protein MMTRDDALALVKAQGPEPHLVEHGEQTEAVMEALAARLAPGDEALWGITGLLHDVDFPQTKDNPDRHGLSAAELIGEGLPPEAIHAIAAHNGECTGVAPETNFDWALRCAETVTGLIKAAALVRPDGYTGMKAKSLKKKMKDKSFAANVNRDNIRECEKIGLELGEFLDLAVAAMAAREQDQNH; encoded by the coding sequence ATGATGACGCGTGACGATGCTCTGGCGCTGGTCAAGGCGCAGGGTCCCGAACCGCATCTTGTGGAGCACGGCGAGCAGACCGAGGCCGTGATGGAGGCGCTGGCCGCCCGGCTGGCTCCCGGTGATGAAGCCCTGTGGGGCATTACCGGCCTGCTGCACGACGTGGACTTTCCCCAGACCAAGGACAATCCCGACCGCCACGGCCTCTCCGCCGCGGAGCTCATCGGCGAGGGCCTGCCGCCCGAGGCCATCCACGCCATTGCCGCGCACAACGGCGAGTGCACCGGCGTAGCGCCCGAGACGAACTTCGACTGGGCCCTGCGTTGCGCCGAGACCGTGACCGGGCTGATAAAGGCCGCAGCCCTGGTCCGACCCGACGGCTACACCGGTATGAAGGCCAAGAGTCTGAAAAAGAAAATGAAAGACAAGTCATTTGCCGCTAATGTGAATCGCGACAATATTCGCGAGTGCGAGAAAATAGGCCTGGAGCTGGGCGAGTTTCTGGACCTTGCCGTGGCGGCCATGGCGGCTCGCGAACAGGATCAAAATCATTAA
- a CDS encoding NUDIX hydrolase yields MTNIPDDAPVPPWLEWAREMQAMAQTGLTYAKSHYDEALFKRFMEIAAEMTAMNSQLDRATVEEVFLLQPGYATVKVDVRGAVIREGKVLLVQERMDEKWCLPGGWADVGEYPSCMVEREIFEESGVRARARRLVGLYDANRKGRPMEFFHAYKAVFICKDLGGEPHSSDETLDAAFFDFDDLPTLSENRTNAAHLAEVRKHLDDPGRPAAFD; encoded by the coding sequence ATGACCAATATTCCAGATGATGCGCCTGTGCCGCCGTGGCTGGAGTGGGCGCGCGAGATGCAGGCAATGGCCCAGACCGGCCTGACCTACGCCAAGAGCCATTACGACGAGGCGTTGTTCAAGCGTTTCATGGAGATAGCGGCCGAGATGACGGCCATGAACAGCCAGCTCGACCGCGCGACCGTGGAAGAGGTCTTCCTGCTGCAGCCCGGTTACGCCACGGTAAAGGTGGACGTGCGCGGGGCCGTGATCCGCGAGGGCAAGGTGCTGCTGGTGCAGGAGCGCATGGACGAGAAGTGGTGCCTGCCCGGCGGCTGGGCCGACGTGGGCGAGTATCCCTCGTGCATGGTGGAGCGCGAGATTTTCGAGGAGAGCGGCGTGCGTGCGCGGGCCAGGCGGCTGGTGGGGCTGTACGACGCCAACCGCAAGGGCCGGCCCATGGAGTTCTTCCACGCGTACAAGGCCGTGTTCATCTGCAAGGACCTGGGCGGAGAGCCGCACTCCAGCGACGAAACCCTGGACGCCGCCTTCTTTGACTTCGACGACCTGCCGACTCTGTCCGAGAATCGCACCAACGCAGCCCATCTGGCCGAGGTTCGCAAGCACCTTGACGATCCCGGCCGGCCGGCCGCTTTCGACTAG
- the upp gene encoding uracil phosphoribosyltransferase, which translates to MVHVVDHPLVRHKLGILRRDDVSTKNFREVANEIARLLTYEATKDLELESLSVQGWAGPVDVEEIKGKKITVVPILRAGIGMLDGVLDMVPGVKVSVVGIFRNEETLEPVRYYVKLAGNIEERLALILDPMLATGGTLSTTIDLLKEAGCTNIRGLFLVAAPEGIERIEREHPDVHIYTAAVDERLNENGYILPGLGDAGDKIFGTK; encoded by the coding sequence ATGGTGCATGTAGTGGACCACCCTTTGGTGCGACACAAGCTTGGTATTCTACGGCGTGATGACGTTTCCACAAAAAACTTCCGCGAGGTCGCCAACGAGATCGCCCGGTTGCTGACGTACGAGGCGACCAAGGATCTGGAGCTGGAGTCCCTCAGCGTCCAGGGCTGGGCCGGCCCCGTGGATGTGGAGGAGATCAAGGGCAAGAAAATTACGGTGGTGCCCATTCTCCGCGCGGGCATCGGCATGCTGGATGGTGTGCTGGACATGGTGCCCGGCGTGAAGGTGAGCGTCGTGGGCATCTTCCGCAACGAGGAGACGCTGGAGCCGGTGCGCTACTACGTGAAGCTGGCCGGCAACATCGAAGAGCGCCTCGCCCTGATTCTGGACCCCATGCTCGCCACAGGCGGCACCCTGAGCACCACCATCGACCTGCTCAAGGAAGCCGGCTGCACGAACATCCGCGGCCTTTTCCTGGTGGCGGCTCCGGAAGGCATAGAGCGCATCGAGCGGGAGCACCCCGACGTGCATATCTACACCGCCGCCGTTGACGAGAGGCTCAACGAAAACGGATATATCTTGCCCGGTTTGGGCGACGCCGGCGACAAGATCTTCGGCACCAAGTAA
- a CDS encoding sugar transferase — MDAVLFCNDGAPVPAPLARRGPLCFLPVGNTPLLDLVLQSLAAAGVTRTFLVFAPDATMNAENRRHWLEAEHSSGLEIEAVPYAGGLLDTVMRVRGHLGEDFLLLPKISLAGPEIAQILTIHRRERNALTYYASRGSNGDLHPSNVMCLNQAVLGLSPVMGVHSAPELVERIHQTAVRVNVCKEPLDALTIRGLGELFSANMLALRGKLPQVRLEGKKIADGVRVGENCRIHSSARLKGPVFLGDGCRIGRNASVGPNVVMGPGSIVDRNAHVRDAVVLDNAYVGPDSEMEKCWIAGEFLVRMADNEVLSITDPHGLGTAPSAASAEEATACCYPGLIHRLVALAGLIISLPALIPHLVNHLLHPSAHRIVTRVFARHPQPKPQRKPTADGEYDAFSQGGRSTTLPGAPVFGFAGGDGGNAYLHDSDPADGRGIDTDPRAGIAHAASGNVSGNAAEDEPAVTATVPDDEALTVDDELQEEPIAAAPHTAARSPRKKPAASMELGRYHMLAGAPGSGILPRSLPALWDVLLGRIALVGVEPLTPEEAAMCVEPWERVRFAAPPGLVQPRHAFTTRPLPQSQKRAMEHFYARTRTIRGDIRLLIRAILHRIFG; from the coding sequence ATGGATGCGGTCCTTTTCTGCAACGACGGCGCGCCGGTGCCCGCCCCTTTGGCCCGGCGCGGACCGCTGTGCTTCCTCCCTGTCGGGAACACCCCGCTTCTCGACCTCGTTCTCCAGAGCCTTGCCGCGGCCGGCGTGACTCGGACGTTCCTGGTGTTCGCACCGGACGCCACCATGAACGCCGAGAACCGACGGCACTGGCTTGAGGCGGAGCACTCCTCCGGCCTGGAGATCGAGGCCGTGCCCTATGCTGGCGGCCTGCTCGACACGGTTATGCGCGTGCGCGGCCACCTGGGCGAGGACTTCCTGCTCCTCCCCAAAATATCCCTGGCCGGGCCGGAGATCGCGCAGATTCTGACCATCCACCGCCGGGAGCGAAACGCCCTGACCTACTACGCCTCCCGCGGCAGCAACGGCGACCTCCACCCGTCCAACGTCATGTGCCTCAACCAGGCCGTGCTCGGCCTCTCCCCGGTCATGGGCGTGCACTCCGCGCCGGAGCTGGTGGAACGCATCCACCAGACGGCCGTGCGCGTGAATGTCTGCAAGGAGCCGCTGGACGCGCTGACCATCCGCGGCCTGGGCGAGCTCTTCTCCGCCAACATGCTGGCCCTGCGCGGCAAGCTCCCGCAGGTTCGGCTGGAGGGCAAGAAGATCGCCGACGGCGTGCGCGTGGGCGAGAACTGCCGCATCCACTCCTCGGCGCGGCTCAAGGGGCCGGTCTTCCTGGGCGACGGCTGCCGCATCGGCCGCAACGCCAGCGTGGGGCCCAACGTGGTTATGGGGCCGGGCTCCATTGTGGACCGCAACGCCCATGTGCGTGACGCCGTGGTTCTGGACAACGCCTATGTGGGGCCGGACTCGGAAATGGAAAAGTGCTGGATCGCCGGGGAGTTCCTGGTGCGCATGGCCGACAACGAGGTACTCTCCATCACCGACCCGCACGGCCTGGGCACGGCGCCCTCCGCCGCTTCGGCCGAGGAGGCCACGGCCTGCTGCTACCCCGGTCTCATCCATCGCCTCGTTGCCCTGGCCGGACTCATCATCAGCCTGCCGGCCCTGATCCCACACCTAGTCAATCACCTGCTGCACCCCTCGGCGCACCGCATCGTCACCCGCGTCTTTGCCCGGCACCCGCAGCCCAAGCCACAGCGCAAGCCCACGGCTGACGGAGAGTACGACGCGTTTAGTCAAGGCGGCCGCTCGACCACCCTGCCCGGCGCGCCCGTCTTTGGTTTTGCCGGCGGCGATGGAGGCAACGCCTACCTCCATGATAGTGATCCGGCCGACGGCCGCGGCATCGACACTGACCCGCGCGCCGGCATCGCCCACGCCGCTTCCGGCAACGTCTCGGGCAACGCCGCTGAAGACGAACCAGCCGTTACGGCAACGGTTCCGGATGACGAGGCCCTGACCGTCGATGATGAGCTTCAGGAGGAGCCGATCGCCGCCGCACCCCACACCGCCGCTCGGTCCCCCAGGAAGAAGCCCGCCGCTTCAATGGAGCTCGGACGCTACCACATGCTGGCTGGTGCTCCCGGCTCCGGCATCCTGCCGCGCTCCCTGCCCGCGCTGTGGGACGTGCTGCTGGGCCGCATCGCCCTGGTGGGCGTGGAGCCCCTGACCCCGGAAGAGGCCGCCATGTGCGTCGAGCCGTGGGAGCGCGTCCGCTTCGCCGCGCCACCCGGGCTGGTGCAGCCGCGCCACGCCTTCACCACCCGGCCCTTGCCGCAGTCCCAGAAGCGCGCCATGGAGCACTTCTACGCGCGCACCCGCACCATCCGCGGCGACATCCGCCTGCTGATCCGGGCCATCCTGCACCGCATTTTCGGCTGA
- a CDS encoding YbgA family protein produces MQGPEAPDLVHGPPRIGISRCLLGENVRYDGGHQLDRFLRDTLGQFVEYVGVCPEVECGLPTPRDSLRLVGDPENPRLVTRKTGEDHTERMKAWAGPVLDELAAKNLCGFVFKSRSPSSGLHNIKVYNQETGQPISHKGRGIFAQAFVERFPLLPVEDDGRLNDALLREMFIEKIFLFQRLRQSIARGRTPRELMEFQATHKLIFMAHSPQHARELGAIAAHAKERSIEDVYCDYLGTMHACLERKLTPAKHQNVLQHAMGYFKTQLSADEKQELLEVIEHFRQGHVPLIVPITLINHFTRKYQEPYLSRQWYLRPHPQELALRNHA; encoded by the coding sequence ATGCAGGGCCCGGAGGCTCCGGATTTGGTACACGGGCCGCCGCGCATCGGCATCAGCCGGTGCCTGCTGGGAGAGAACGTCCGCTACGACGGCGGGCATCAGCTGGACCGCTTTTTGCGCGACACGCTGGGCCAGTTCGTGGAGTACGTGGGCGTGTGCCCGGAGGTGGAGTGCGGCCTGCCCACTCCGCGAGACTCCCTGCGGCTGGTAGGTGATCCGGAAAACCCCAGGCTGGTGACGCGCAAGACAGGCGAGGACCACACCGAACGCATGAAGGCGTGGGCTGGCCCGGTGCTGGACGAGTTGGCTGCGAAGAACCTTTGCGGCTTCGTTTTCAAGAGCCGTTCGCCCTCCAGCGGGCTCCACAACATCAAGGTCTACAACCAGGAGACAGGCCAGCCCATATCGCACAAGGGCCGCGGCATCTTTGCGCAGGCCTTTGTGGAGCGCTTCCCCCTGCTGCCGGTTGAGGACGACGGCCGGCTGAACGATGCGCTGCTGCGCGAGATGTTTATCGAAAAAATCTTCCTGTTCCAGCGGTTGCGCCAGAGCATTGCCAGGGGCAGGACCCCGCGCGAGCTGATGGAGTTCCAGGCCACGCACAAGCTCATCTTTATGGCGCACAGTCCGCAGCACGCGCGGGAGCTTGGGGCCATCGCGGCCCACGCCAAGGAGCGGTCCATCGAGGACGTCTACTGCGACTACCTGGGGACAATGCACGCCTGCCTGGAGCGCAAGCTGACCCCGGCCAAGCACCAGAACGTGCTGCAGCACGCCATGGGCTACTTCAAGACGCAGCTTTCCGCGGACGAGAAGCAGGAGCTTCTGGAGGTCATCGAGCACTTCCGCCAGGGGCACGTGCCGCTCATCGTGCCCATCACGCTCATCAACCACTTTACGCGGAAGTATCAGGAGCCGTACTTAAGCAGGCAGTGGTATCTCAGACCGCATCCGCAGGAGCTGGCGTTGCGTAACCACGCGTGA
- a CDS encoding uracil-xanthine permease family protein: MGTDYVFRGRDFLLGAQMLFVAFGALVLVPLLTGLNPNVALFTAGAGTLLFQVITRGRVPVFLASSFAFIAPIIYGVKTWGIPSTMCGLAAAGVVYVILSSLIRWRGTGIVNRLLPPVVTGPVIMVIGLSLASTAVYMALGKTGDGSAQLVPEATSIVISMISLATTVFVSLLGKGLFRLVPILSGIVVGYVLSLIFGIVDFSPVAQAAWVSMPAFVAPEWNWEAIIYIMPVAIAPAIEHVGDILAISSVANKNYIEDPGVHRTMLGDGLATILATLLGGPPNTTYSEVTGAVALTKSYNPAIMTWAAIAAILLAFIGKLGAILATIPVPVMGGILVLLFGAIAVVGMNSMVRAREDLMHPRNLAIVAVILVFGIGGMSFEAGEFAIKGIGLAGIVGVLLNLVLPWGPHPVDKVGEGE, encoded by the coding sequence ATGGGGACGGACTATGTCTTCCGGGGGCGCGATTTTCTGCTGGGCGCGCAGATGCTGTTCGTGGCCTTCGGCGCGTTGGTGCTTGTGCCGCTGCTCACCGGTCTCAACCCCAACGTGGCGCTTTTCACCGCCGGCGCCGGCACCCTGCTGTTCCAGGTCATCACCCGCGGCCGTGTCCCGGTTTTCCTGGCCTCGTCCTTTGCCTTTATCGCGCCCATCATCTACGGCGTAAAGACCTGGGGCATCCCCTCCACAATGTGCGGCCTGGCCGCAGCCGGCGTGGTCTACGTCATCTTGTCCTCGCTCATCCGCTGGCGCGGCACCGGCATTGTGAATCGCCTGCTGCCCCCGGTGGTCACCGGCCCGGTCATCATGGTCATCGGCCTTTCCCTGGCATCCACGGCAGTGTACATGGCCCTTGGCAAGACCGGCGACGGATCGGCGCAGCTCGTGCCCGAGGCCACGTCCATCGTCATCTCCATGATATCCCTGGCCACTACGGTCTTTGTCTCCCTGCTGGGCAAGGGCCTCTTCCGCCTTGTGCCCATCCTTTCCGGCATCGTTGTGGGTTATGTCCTCTCGCTGATCTTCGGCATTGTGGATTTCTCCCCGGTGGCCCAGGCGGCATGGGTATCCATGCCGGCCTTCGTGGCACCGGAGTGGAACTGGGAGGCCATCATCTACATCATGCCCGTGGCCATCGCACCGGCCATCGAGCACGTGGGCGACATCCTGGCCATCAGCTCCGTGGCGAACAAGAATTACATCGAAGACCCCGGCGTGCACCGCACCATGCTGGGTGACGGTCTGGCCACCATCCTGGCCACGCTGCTGGGCGGACCGCCCAACACCACGTATTCCGAGGTGACCGGCGCCGTGGCGCTGACCAAGTCCTACAACCCGGCGATCATGACCTGGGCCGCCATCGCTGCCATTCTGCTGGCCTTCATCGGCAAGCTGGGTGCCATCCTGGCCACCATCCCGGTGCCGGTCATGGGCGGCATCCTCGTGCTGCTCTTCGGCGCCATCGCCGTGGTGGGCATGAACTCCATGGTCCGCGCGCGCGAGGACCTCATGCATCCGCGCAACCTGGCCATCGTGGCGGTCATCCTGGTGTTCGGCATCGGCGGCATGTCCTTTGAGGCGGGCGAGTTCGCCATCAAGGGCATCGGCCTGGCCGGCATCGTGGGCGTGCTGCTCAACCTGGTGCTGCCCTGGGGCCCGCATCCGGTGGATAAGGTCGGCGAGGGCGAGTAG
- the coaE gene encoding dephospho-CoA kinase (Dephospho-CoA kinase (CoaE) performs the final step in coenzyme A biosynthesis.), which translates to MAEHTESDDAPSQQLLRFQAQARHSGDRLDAVLASFLADAPDQDALSREHVKRLIKDGRVAVDGAVLTKPSARLLGGETLEVHLPRASDREQAEPVPGALDVRYEDEHLLVIDKPAGLTVHPAPSCSEPTLVNRLVARWPEMALLDRDRPGIVHRIDKDTSGLIVVARTNAARLKLSEAFSSRNVDKEYLALVHGVPDPPQGEVDAPIGRHPTVKVRMAVCAKGGRHALSEYRTLYADPEGRWALMAVVIHTGRTHQIRVHMDHIGHPLLGDPVYGPADAAATSLLNALPEALRPTRQMLHAWKIGFDHPITGERIELASRPHLDMRRLPLLLSRSVQRVIVTGVAGSGKTTAARLLSEAGSPGVSAPAPLFSADAAVAELYAPGGDGARYIAGRYGDRFTAPDGGVDKRALFQAMCEEPGLRREVEEAVHPMVGHMIAEFWSRHGRERFGVAEIPLFHEAGWRDDADVIVCVYCPETTRSTRLQETRGWSAHTVAAFDAWQLPQAAKVRGSDLVVDNGGDEEHLHKNIASLAGVLAWLRRNRMHRLRERFRRLMTPDT; encoded by the coding sequence ATGGCTGAACATACGGAATCAGACGACGCGCCCTCGCAGCAGCTCCTGCGCTTCCAGGCCCAGGCCCGCCACAGCGGCGACCGGCTGGACGCCGTGCTCGCATCGTTTCTGGCGGACGCTCCCGATCAGGACGCCCTCTCGCGCGAGCATGTCAAACGGCTCATCAAGGACGGCCGCGTGGCGGTGGACGGCGCCGTCCTGACCAAGCCGTCCGCGCGGCTCCTGGGCGGCGAGACCCTGGAGGTCCACCTGCCGCGCGCGAGTGACCGGGAGCAGGCCGAGCCCGTGCCCGGAGCGCTGGACGTGCGCTACGAGGACGAGCACCTGCTGGTCATCGACAAGCCGGCCGGCCTCACCGTGCACCCGGCGCCGTCGTGCAGCGAGCCCACCCTGGTGAACCGGCTGGTAGCGCGCTGGCCGGAAATGGCCCTGCTGGACAGGGACCGGCCCGGCATTGTCCACCGCATCGACAAGGACACCAGCGGGCTCATTGTGGTGGCGCGCACCAACGCGGCGCGGCTCAAGCTTTCCGAGGCGTTTTCGTCCAGAAATGTAGACAAGGAGTACCTCGCCCTGGTGCACGGCGTGCCTGATCCGCCCCAGGGCGAAGTGGATGCGCCCATCGGCCGCCACCCCACGGTGAAGGTCCGCATGGCCGTGTGCGCCAAGGGCGGCCGGCACGCCCTTTCCGAGTACCGCACCCTGTACGCCGATCCCGAGGGCCGCTGGGCTTTGATGGCGGTTGTCATCCACACGGGCCGCACCCACCAGATCCGCGTGCACATGGACCACATCGGCCACCCGCTGCTGGGCGACCCGGTCTACGGCCCAGCGGATGCTGCCGCAACGTCTTTACTCAACGCCCTGCCCGAGGCCCTGCGCCCTACACGGCAGATGCTCCACGCCTGGAAGATCGGCTTCGACCACCCCATCACCGGCGAACGCATCGAGCTGGCCAGCCGCCCGCATCTGGACATGCGCCGCCTGCCCCTGCTGCTTTCGCGCTCGGTCCAGCGCGTCATCGTTACCGGCGTGGCCGGCAGCGGCAAGACCACCGCGGCGCGGCTGCTGTCCGAGGCTGGCTCCCCTGGTGTTTCCGCTCCGGCCCCGCTGTTCAGCGCGGACGCGGCCGTGGCCGAGCTCTACGCTCCAGGCGGCGACGGCGCGCGGTACATTGCCGGCCGATACGGCGACCGCTTCACAGCTCCGGACGGCGGCGTGGACAAGCGCGCGCTGTTCCAGGCCATGTGCGAGGAGCCGGGTCTGCGGCGCGAGGTGGAAGAGGCCGTGCACCCCATGGTCGGCCACATGATCGCCGAGTTCTGGAGCCGCCACGGCCGGGAGCGGTTCGGCGTGGCCGAAATTCCGTTGTTCCACGAAGCGGGTTGGAGAGATGATGCCGACGTGATAGTCTGTGTCTACTGTCCGGAAACGACCCGGAGCACACGGCTGCAGGAGACCAGGGGCTGGTCCGCACACACGGTGGCGGCCTTTGACGCCTGGCAGCTGCCGCAGGCGGCCAAGGTCCGCGGCTCCGACCTTGTGGTGGACAACGGCGGCGATGAGGAGCACCTGCACAAAAACATCGCCAGCCTGGCCGGCGTGCTGGCTTGGCTGCGGCGAAACCGCATGCATCGACTGCGTGAACGATTCCGCCGGCTCATGACGCCGGATACATAG
- a CDS encoding imidazoleglycerol-phosphate dehydratase, with the protein MKRRADIIRETSETRIRLALTLDPDPNRPPQVRVSTGMGFADHMITLMAFWAHLELDLTCEGDLHVDGHHTLEDVGLCLGRAIDEALGDKKGIARVGWARVPMDEAMCDIALDLSGRPYLVYMEEAALPPIIAGQEKDLWREYYKSLATAARMNLHMRFLYGQNGHHLLESAAKGLGLALRAAWSPQRAGLLSTKGSLD; encoded by the coding sequence ATGAAACGACGCGCCGATATCATCCGCGAGACGTCGGAGACGCGCATCCGCCTCGCGCTCACGCTCGACCCCGATCCCAACCGGCCGCCCCAGGTCCGTGTCTCCACGGGCATGGGCTTTGCCGACCACATGATCACCCTCATGGCCTTCTGGGCGCACCTGGAGCTCGACCTCACCTGCGAGGGCGACCTGCACGTGGACGGCCATCACACCCTGGAGGATGTGGGGCTTTGCCTGGGACGCGCCATCGACGAAGCCCTGGGCGACAAGAAGGGCATCGCCCGCGTGGGCTGGGCCCGCGTGCCCATGGACGAGGCCATGTGCGACATCGCGCTGGACCTCTCCGGCCGGCCGTACCTCGTGTACATGGAAGAGGCGGCTCTGCCGCCCATCATCGCCGGTCAGGAAAAGGACCTCTGGCGCGAGTACTACAAGTCCCTGGCCACGGCCGCGCGGATGAATCTGCACATGCGTTTTCTCTACGGCCAGAACGGCCACCACCTGCTTGAATCGGCCGCCAAGGGCCTGGGTCTCGCGTTGCGCGCGGCCTGGTCGCCCCAACGCGCCGGCCTGCTGTCCACCAAAGGGAGTCTGGATTGA
- the hisA gene encoding 1-(5-phosphoribosyl)-5-[(5-phosphoribosylamino)methylideneamino]imidazole-4-carboxamide isomerase, with protein MILFPAVDIKDGRCVRLKQGLADQVTVFSDDPTAMARHWVDLGSDWLHVIDLDGAFSGKPVNEALIRAICSGQGMEKTPSVQLGGGIRDLDTAKSYVDAGVTRLIIGTMALEDPAGFEKLCAALPGRIGVSLDAVDGKLKTRGWVEDSGLTATEALPRLVDAGAAFIIYTDISRDGMHSGVNLEAMTALVEASAVPVLAAGGVSTLADIETLYPLQDKGLQGVITGRAIYEGTLDFSEALAWLRAKG; from the coding sequence ATGATTCTCTTTCCCGCAGTCGACATCAAGGACGGCCGGTGCGTGCGCCTCAAGCAGGGCCTCGCCGACCAGGTAACTGTTTTTTCGGATGACCCCACAGCCATGGCCCGCCATTGGGTCGATCTCGGCAGCGACTGGCTGCACGTCATCGACCTGGACGGCGCCTTCAGCGGCAAGCCGGTCAACGAAGCGCTGATCCGCGCCATCTGCTCCGGCCAGGGCATGGAGAAGACGCCCTCGGTCCAACTCGGCGGCGGCATCCGCGATCTGGACACGGCCAAGAGCTATGTGGACGCCGGCGTCACCCGGCTGATCATCGGCACCATGGCCCTGGAGGACCCGGCCGGCTTCGAGAAGCTGTGCGCCGCCCTGCCCGGCCGCATCGGCGTGTCCCTGGACGCCGTGGACGGCAAGCTCAAGACCCGCGGCTGGGTGGAGGACTCCGGTCTCACCGCCACCGAGGCGCTGCCCCGGCTGGTGGATGCCGGCGCGGCCTTCATCATCTACACGGACATCAGCCGCGACGGCATGCACAGCGGTGTGAACCTGGAGGCCATGACCGCGCTGGTGGAGGCCTCGGCCGTACCGGTGCTGGCCGCCGGCGGCGTCTCCACCCTTGCGGACATCGAGACCCTCTACCCCCTGCAGGACAAGGGGCTCCAGGGCGTCATCACAGGCCGCGCCATCTACGAGGGCACGCTGGACTTCTCCGAGGCGCTGGCCTGGCTCCGCGCCAAGGGCTAG
- a CDS encoding multiheme c-type cytochrome → MLRHFRILTLCSLAALFCLVPAQRGLAQDKDDADDIPVSDATSQCLACHEGLHPGIVAGWRKSRHARITPAEGLKKDEQARRVSSTDIPEELQETVVGCAECHTMRSGKHADTFEHAGFQVHVVVSPDDCATCHATEREEYKDNLMSQAYGNLVNNPFYQQFVVSVNGHMARTDTGKAEFTPSDPETYAESCLYCHGTKLSVNGTKTHDTDYGSFDVPVIEGWPNQGPGRINLDGSKGSCTPCHTRHTFSIAEARSPATCGECHSGPDVPAYKVYDLSKHGTIYNSKHGDWDFDAVPWTVGKDFRAPTCATCHISEVVSPDGTVIAKRTHAVTPRLPWRIFGLIYAHPQPAKADTSIIVNQDGIHLPTTFDGDIAMDFLIGEKEQDARTGNMQAVCRSCHGASWVEHHWARFENTIKVTNERTRAATKVMSEAWKDGLATGLDKDGNPFDEYPERLWTGVWFFAANHVRYASAMAGGGDYGVFERGRYNVSERFIELNDWVTNQKIMKQPKGK, encoded by the coding sequence ATGTTGCGACATTTCCGTATACTCACTCTGTGCTCCCTGGCGGCGTTGTTCTGCCTTGTGCCGGCGCAGCGGGGGCTTGCGCAGGACAAGGACGATGCGGACGACATTCCGGTCTCCGACGCCACCTCCCAGTGTCTGGCCTGTCATGAGGGCCTGCATCCCGGCATTGTGGCTGGCTGGCGCAAGAGCCGGCACGCGCGCATCACCCCGGCCGAGGGCCTGAAGAAGGACGAGCAGGCGCGGCGGGTCTCCAGCACGGACATTCCCGAGGAGCTGCAGGAAACAGTGGTGGGCTGCGCCGAGTGCCACACCATGCGGTCCGGCAAGCACGCCGACACCTTTGAGCACGCCGGTTTCCAGGTCCATGTGGTGGTTTCCCCGGACGACTGCGCCACCTGCCACGCCACGGAGCGGGAGGAGTACAAGGACAACCTCATGTCCCAGGCGTACGGCAACCTGGTGAACAACCCCTTCTACCAGCAGTTCGTGGTCAGCGTGAACGGCCATATGGCCAGAACCGACACAGGCAAAGCCGAGTTCACTCCGAGCGACCCGGAAACCTACGCCGAGAGCTGCCTCTACTGCCACGGCACCAAGCTTTCCGTGAACGGCACCAAGACCCACGACACTGACTATGGATCGTTCGACGTCCCGGTTATCGAGGGCTGGCCCAACCAGGGGCCGGGCCGCATCAACCTGGACGGGAGCAAGGGCTCCTGCACGCCCTGCCACACCCGGCACACCTTCTCCATCGCAGAGGCGCGCTCCCCTGCCACGTGCGGGGAGTGCCACAGCGGGCCGGACGTGCCGGCGTACAAGGTCTATGACCTTTCCAAGCACGGCACCATCTACAACTCCAAGCACGGGGACTGGGACTTCGACGCCGTGCCGTGGACCGTGGGCAAGGACTTCCGCGCGCCCACCTGCGCCACCTGCCACATCTCGGAGGTGGTCTCTCCGGACGGCACGGTGATCGCCAAGCGCACTCACGCCGTAACGCCGCGGCTGCCGTGGCGCATCTTTGGCCTGATCTACGCGCATCCCCAGCCGGCCAAAGCGGACACGTCCATCATCGTCAACCAGGACGGCATCCACCTGCCCACTACCTTTGACGGCGATATCGCCATGGACTTCCTCATCGGCGAAAAGGAACAGGACGCGCGCACCGGGAACATGCAGGCCGTTTGCCGCTCCTGCCACGGCGCGAGCTGGGTGGAGCATCACTGGGCACGGTTCGAGAACACCATCAAGGTGACCAACGAGCGGACCAGAGCAGCGACCAAGGTGATGAGCGAAGCCTGGAAGGACGGACTGGCCACGGGCTTGGACAAGGACGGCAACCCCTTTGATGAGTACCCCGAACGCCTGTGGACCGGCGTCTGGTTCTTTGCCGCGAACCACGTGCGCTACGCCTCGGCCATGGCCGGCGGCGGCGACTACGGCGTGTTCGAGAGGGGCCGCTACAACGTCTCGGAACGCTTCATCGAACTGAACGACTGGGTGACCAACCAGAAGATTATGAAGCAGCCTAAAGGCAAGTAG